The following proteins are co-located in the Vigna angularis cultivar LongXiaoDou No.4 chromosome 2, ASM1680809v1, whole genome shotgun sequence genome:
- the LOC108328620 gene encoding LOB domain-containing protein 25 isoform X3 has product MASSSYSNSPCAACKFLRRKCMPDCIFAPYFPPEEPQKFANVHKIFGASNVSKLLNEVQPHQREDAVNSLAYEAEARIKDPVYGCVGAISVLQRQVIRLQKELDATNADLIRYTCNEMPTQDGRRMAEGGASSLGQSPGYYYPSPWNNDPLGDGYHRGDNNM; this is encoded by the coding sequence ATGGCCTCTTCTAGCTACTCTAACTCTCCCTGTGCTGCGTGCAAGTTTTTGAGAAGGAAATGCATGCCGGATTGCATTTTTGCTCCATATTTCCCACCAGAAGAGCCTCAAAAGTTTGCCAATGTTCACAAGATATTTGGTGCGAGCAACGTGAGCAAACTCCTGAATGAAGTCCAACCCCACCAAAGGGAGGATGCAGTGAATTCTCTAGCCTATGAAGCTGAGGCAAGGATAAAAGATCCAGTTTATGGGTGTGTTGGGGCAATTTCAGTGCTCCAAAGGCAAGTGATTAGGCTCCAAAAGGAACTTGATGCCACAAACGCTGATTTGATCCGCTATACTTGCAATGAAATGCCAACTCAAGATGGGAGAAGAATGGCTGAAGGTGGAGCTTCCTCTCTGGGTCAGTCTCCTGGTTATTACTACCCTTCTCCCTGGAACAATGATCCACTTGGGGATGGTTATCACCGAGGTGACAATAATATGTGA
- the LOC108328620 gene encoding LOB domain-containing protein 25 isoform X1, whose product MLLPKKEVAGCALVKIMASSSYSNSPCAACKFLRRKCMPDCIFAPYFPPEEPQKFANVHKIFGASNVSKLLNEVQPHQREDAVNSLAYEAEARIKDPVYGCVGAISVLQRQVIRLQKELDATNADLIRYTCNEMPTQDGRRMAEGGASSLGQSPGYYYPSPWNNDPLGDGYHRGDNNM is encoded by the exons ATGTTATTACCAAAAAAGGAAGTAGCAGGATGTGCTTTAG TGAAGATCATGGCCTCTTCTAGCTACTCTAACTCTCCCTGTGCTGCGTGCAAGTTTTTGAGAAGGAAATGCATGCCGGATTGCATTTTTGCTCCATATTTCCCACCAGAAGAGCCTCAAAAGTTTGCCAATGTTCACAAGATATTTGGTGCGAGCAACGTGAGCAAACTCCTGAATGAAGTCCAACCCCACCAAAGGGAGGATGCAGTGAATTCTCTAGCCTATGAAGCTGAGGCAAGGATAAAAGATCCAGTTTATGGGTGTGTTGGGGCAATTTCAGTGCTCCAAAGGCAAGTGATTAGGCTCCAAAAGGAACTTGATGCCACAAACGCTGATTTGATCCGCTATACTTGCAATGAAATGCCAACTCAAGATGGGAGAAGAATGGCTGAAGGTGGAGCTTCCTCTCTGGGTCAGTCTCCTGGTTATTACTACCCTTCTCCCTGGAACAATGATCCACTTGGGGATGGTTATCACCGAGGTGACAATAATATGTGA
- the LOC108328620 gene encoding LOB domain-containing protein 25 isoform X2 translates to MKIMASSSYSNSPCAACKFLRRKCMPDCIFAPYFPPEEPQKFANVHKIFGASNVSKLLNEVQPHQREDAVNSLAYEAEARIKDPVYGCVGAISVLQRQVIRLQKELDATNADLIRYTCNEMPTQDGRRMAEGGASSLGQSPGYYYPSPWNNDPLGDGYHRGDNNM, encoded by the exons A TGAAGATCATGGCCTCTTCTAGCTACTCTAACTCTCCCTGTGCTGCGTGCAAGTTTTTGAGAAGGAAATGCATGCCGGATTGCATTTTTGCTCCATATTTCCCACCAGAAGAGCCTCAAAAGTTTGCCAATGTTCACAAGATATTTGGTGCGAGCAACGTGAGCAAACTCCTGAATGAAGTCCAACCCCACCAAAGGGAGGATGCAGTGAATTCTCTAGCCTATGAAGCTGAGGCAAGGATAAAAGATCCAGTTTATGGGTGTGTTGGGGCAATTTCAGTGCTCCAAAGGCAAGTGATTAGGCTCCAAAAGGAACTTGATGCCACAAACGCTGATTTGATCCGCTATACTTGCAATGAAATGCCAACTCAAGATGGGAGAAGAATGGCTGAAGGTGGAGCTTCCTCTCTGGGTCAGTCTCCTGGTTATTACTACCCTTCTCCCTGGAACAATGATCCACTTGGGGATGGTTATCACCGAGGTGACAATAATATGTGA